The window GCAGCGCTTCACCGATAACGGTCCCTTGGCATTCCTGCCACTGGAGCGCGACGGCCTGCACGACTGGTGCTCGATCGTCTGGTCCACCACCCCTGGCGAGGCTCAGCGGTTGATGGCGCTTGAGGAAGCGGATTTCTGCAACGAGCTGGAGCGGGCCTTCGAGGGGCAACTGGGGACGGTGCTGAGCGCCGATTCGCGCTTGTGCGTACCGCTGCGCCAGCGCCATGCCAAGCGCTACGTGGCCGAAGGGCTGGCGCTGATCGGCGATGCGGCCCACACCATCCATCCGCTGGCCGGACAGGGGGTGAACCTGGGTTTCCTGGATGCCGCCGTCCTGGCCGAAGTGCTGTTGCAGGCGGCCGGGCGCGGTGAACGGCTGGCGGACGTGAAGGTACTGAGCCGCTACGAACGCCGACGCATGCCCCATAACCTGGCGCTGATGGCCGCGATGGAAGGGTTTGAGCGGCTGTTCCAGGCCGATCCGTTGCCGGTGCGTTGGCTGCGTAATACCGGGCTGAAACTGGTGGACGGTCTGCCCGAGGCCAAGGCGTTGTTCGTACGTGAGGCGTTGGGGTTGACCGGGGATTTGCCGGATTTGGCCAAGGTCTGAGAGATGGGTTGGGGCTTATGGCCCTATCGCGGGCAAGCCTTGCTCCCACAAGCTCTTGCTTCCACAGGGGCAATGTGGGACGAGCTTTTGTGGGAGCACGGCTTGCCCGCGATGGCGGACGCAAAACCACAGCACCTCTCATAGCTGCAACATTTTGAAACGTGTCTGGACACTGTTCGATTGAGAAGGCAAATGTGAGTCCTTATCATTCGCGCACTTATAACAATCGAGAGACCGCTCCCATGTTGGCACCCAAGCGTCTGCTGTCCGTCCTCGCCTTGACCCTGATCGGCGCTACCGCCGCCCAGGCTGCCGATGAGGTAGTGGTCTACTCCTCGCGTATCGATGAGCTGATCAAGCCGGTTTTCGATGCCTACACCAAAAAGACGGGCGTCTCGGTGAAGTTCATCACCGACAAGGAAGCGCCATTGATGCAGCGGATCAAGGCCGAGGGTGAAAACGCCACCGCCGACCTGCTGTTGACCGTCGATGCCGGCAACCTCTGGCAGGCCGAGCAGATGGGGATTCTCCAACCGTTCACTTCCAAGGTGATCGACGCCAACATCCCGGCCCAATACCGCGCGTCTTCCCACGCCTGGACCGGCCTGAGCCTGCGGGCGCGGACCATTGTCTACTCCACCGACCGGGTCAAACCGAGCGAACTGACCACCTATGAAGCCCTGGCGGGTAAAGAGTGGGAAGGCCGCCTGTGCCTGCGCACTTCGAAGAAGGTCTACAACCAGTCCCTGACCGCCACCCTGATCGAAACCCACGGCGCGGAAAAAACCGAAGAAATCATCAAGGGCTGGGTCAAGAACCTGTCCACCGATGTGTTCTCCGATGACACGGCACTGCTTGAAGCCATCAATGCCGGGCAGTGCGACGTCGGTATCGTCAACACTTACTACTTCGGTCGCCTGCACCAGCAGAAGCCGGACCTGAAGGTCAAGCTGTTCTGGCCGAACCAGGCCGACCGTGGCGTGCACATCAATCTCTCGGGCATCGGCCTGACCAAGTACGCACCGCACCCGGAAGCCGCGAAGAAACTGGTGGAGTGGATGACCACGCCCGAAGCCCAGAACATCTTTGCCGACGTGAACCAGGAGTTCCCGGCCAATCCGAACGTGGAGCCTTCCAAGGAAGTCGCCGCCTGGGGCAAGTTCAAGGCTGACACCCTGCCGGTTGAAGTGGCGGGTAAACGCCAGGCCGAAGCTATCCGCTTGATGGATCGCGCTGGCTGGAACTAAAAAAGCACTCAAGATCGCAGCCTGCGACAGCTTCTACAGGGGATCGCGTTCCAATGTAGAAGGTGGCGCAGGCTGCGATCTTTTTTTTGCGGTTTAATAGGCGTTTGCTGACTGCCCCGAGATTCCCCCTTGACCCACCCCGTCCAACGCCGCTGGTACCCTCTGGTTTTTGCTATCGCCGCGCTGGTGCTGTTGCCCTTGAGCGTCCTGCTGCTGTCCTGGCAAAACATCGATCAGCAAATCTGGTCCCACCTGTGGGATACCCAGATGCCACGCTTGTTGGGCAACACCCTGACGCTGATTGTCGGTGTGGGTGTCGGTGTAACGTTGCTGGGCGTCAGCCTTGCCTGGCTCACCAGCCTGTGTGAGTTCCCCGGGCGACGCTGGCTCGACTGGGCGTTAATGTTGCCGTTTGCGATTCCGGCCTACGTGCTGGCGTTTGTCTTCGTGGGCCTGCTGGACTTTGCCGGTCCGGTGCAGACATTGATGCGCGAATGGTTCGGCAGCAACCTGCGCCTGCCCCGGGTACGCTCCACCGGCGGAGTGATCCTGGTGCTGGTCCTGGTCTTTTACCCTTACGTTTATTTGCTGGCGCGAAGTGCGTTCCTGGCCCAAGGCAAGGGATTGATGGAAGCGGCCCGGGTGCTCGGGCAGTCGCCGTGGCAGGCGTTCTGGCGAGTGGCGTTGCCGGTGGCCCGACCGGCCATTGGTGCCGGCGTGGCGCTGGCGTTGATGGAAACCCTGGCGGATTTCGGCGCGGTGTCGGTGTTCAACTTCGACACCTTCACCACGGCCATCTACAAAACCTGGTACGGCTTCTTCAGCCTCTCCAGCGCCGCGCAACTGGCCAGCCTGTTGCTGCTGGCGGTGATGCTGGTGCTTTACGGCGAACGCCGCGCCCGAGGCGCCCAGCGGGCGAGCAACGAGCGACCCCGGGTCAAGGCGCTTTATCACTTGCGCGGTCTCAAGGCGGTGGCGGCCAGCGGCTGGTGCGCCCTGGTGTTTGCCTGCGCATTTGTTATTCCGATGCTGCAACTGCTGGTGTGGTTCTGGCAGCGCGGCCGGTTCGATCTGGATGAGCGTTATGCCGGGCTGATCGTCCATACCCTCTATCTGGGTGGGCTGGCGGCACTGGTCACCGTTTGCGTCGCCTTGCTGTTGGCCTTCGCTCGGCGTCTGGCGCCGACCCGTCCCATTCGCGCCGGTGTTGGCCTGGCGAACCTGGGCTACGCCTTGCCCGGTTCGGTGCTGGCGGTATCGATCATGCTTGCCTTCAGCTATCTGGACCGCGAACTGGTCATCCCCCTGTCAACGCTACTTGGCGGTGCCGGCAAACCGTTGCTGTTGGGCAGCCTGTCGGCCCTGCTGCTGGCCTATCTGGTGCGCTTTTTGGCCGTGGCCTACGGTCCACTGGAAAGCAGCCTCGCGCGAATCCGTCCTTCTTTGCCTGAAGCAGCACGCAGCCTTGGGGTCAGTGGGCCGCGACTGTTTTTCAAAGTGTATCTGCCGTTGCTGTTGCCGGGCACCTTGAGTGCGGCGTTGCTGGTGTTCGTCGATGTGCTCAAGGAAATGCCCGCGACCCTGCTGATGCGCCCGTTTGGCTGGGACACGCTGGCGGTGCGGATCTTTGAAATGACCAGTGAAGGGGAGTGGGCCCGGGCCGCGTTACCGGCGCTGACCCTGGTGCTGGTGGGGTTGTTGCCGGTCATCGGATTGATACGACGCTCGGCCCATCGAAACAGCTAGGTGTCAGTCCTACATCATGCGGCTACAATGCGCGGCATTCGGTGCGGTCCGTCTGTCGGACCGGGCAACTGATAGCGTCTGAAAACGTTTTTGGCGTTCACGCTGTGCAGTGCTCGTCCGCACCTTCGCCAATCCCGGAAGGAGACACCCATGGGACAGCGTACGCCTCTGTATGACCTTCATCTCGCCCTCGGCGCGAAGATGGTCGATTTTGGCGGTTGGGATATGCCTTTGCATTACGGCTCGCAGGTTGAGGAGCACCATCAGGTGCGTCGCGACTGCGGTGTGTTCGATGTATCCCACATGACCGTTATCGATGTCGCCGGTCCCCAGGCCAAGGTCTGGTTGCAGCGCTTGCTGGCCAACGATGTCGATCGCTTGCAGGACACGGGACGTGCCTTGTACAGCACCATGCTTAACGAGCGCGGCGGCATCGTCGACGACATGATCATTTATCGGGTCGAGCACGGCTATCGGCTGGTCTTCAACGCCTCGACCCGCGATCAGGACTTGGCCTGGATGCAGGCACAGCTTGGTGAATACGATGTGCACCTGCTTGAACGCCCCGAACTGGCAATGCTGGCGATCCAGGGCCCCCAGGCCCGGCACAAGATTGCCGAACTGGTTTCGCAATCGCGCGGCCAACTGATCCAGCAACTCAAGCCTTTCGAAGGCCGTGCCGACGGTGACTGGTTCATCGCCCGTACCGGCTACACTGGCGAAGATGGCCTGGAAATCGTCCTGCCTGCCCACGAAGCCCCAAGTTTTTTCAATGATCTGGTGGGCGCCGGCATTTCTCCCATCGGCCTTGGCGCTCGCGATACCTTGCGCCTGGAAGCTGGCATGAACCTGTATGGCCAGGACATCCACCAGGAC is drawn from Pseudomonas rhizophila and contains these coding sequences:
- a CDS encoding 2-octaprenyl-3-methyl-6-methoxy-1,4-benzoquinol hydroxylase — its product is MRADLLIVGAGMVGSALALALQGSGLQVLLLDGSPMSVKPFDPQAAFEPRVSALSAASQRILDRLGVWDGIIARRASPYTNMHVWDGSGTGQIHFSAASLHAEVLGHIVENRVVQDALLDRLHDCDLGLLANARLEQMRRSGDDWLLTLADGRTLRAPLVIAADGANSAVRRLTGVATREWDYLHHAIVTSVRSARPHRMTAWQRFTDNGPLAFLPLERDGLHDWCSIVWSTTPGEAQRLMALEEADFCNELERAFEGQLGTVLSADSRLCVPLRQRHAKRYVAEGLALIGDAAHTIHPLAGQGVNLGFLDAAVLAEVLLQAAGRGERLADVKVLSRYERRRMPHNLALMAAMEGFERLFQADPLPVRWLRNTGLKLVDGLPEAKALFVREALGLTGDLPDLAKV
- a CDS encoding extracellular solute-binding protein codes for the protein MLAPKRLLSVLALTLIGATAAQAADEVVVYSSRIDELIKPVFDAYTKKTGVSVKFITDKEAPLMQRIKAEGENATADLLLTVDAGNLWQAEQMGILQPFTSKVIDANIPAQYRASSHAWTGLSLRARTIVYSTDRVKPSELTTYEALAGKEWEGRLCLRTSKKVYNQSLTATLIETHGAEKTEEIIKGWVKNLSTDVFSDDTALLEAINAGQCDVGIVNTYYFGRLHQQKPDLKVKLFWPNQADRGVHINLSGIGLTKYAPHPEAAKKLVEWMTTPEAQNIFADVNQEFPANPNVEPSKEVAAWGKFKADTLPVEVAGKRQAEAIRLMDRAGWN
- a CDS encoding ABC transporter permease; translated protein: MTHPVQRRWYPLVFAIAALVLLPLSVLLLSWQNIDQQIWSHLWDTQMPRLLGNTLTLIVGVGVGVTLLGVSLAWLTSLCEFPGRRWLDWALMLPFAIPAYVLAFVFVGLLDFAGPVQTLMREWFGSNLRLPRVRSTGGVILVLVLVFYPYVYLLARSAFLAQGKGLMEAARVLGQSPWQAFWRVALPVARPAIGAGVALALMETLADFGAVSVFNFDTFTTAIYKTWYGFFSLSSAAQLASLLLLAVMLVLYGERRARGAQRASNERPRVKALYHLRGLKAVAASGWCALVFACAFVIPMLQLLVWFWQRGRFDLDERYAGLIVHTLYLGGLAALVTVCVALLLAFARRLAPTRPIRAGVGLANLGYALPGSVLAVSIMLAFSYLDRELVIPLSTLLGGAGKPLLLGSLSALLLAYLVRFLAVAYGPLESSLARIRPSLPEAARSLGVSGPRLFFKVYLPLLLPGTLSAALLVFVDVLKEMPATLLMRPFGWDTLAVRIFEMTSEGEWARAALPALTLVLVGLLPVIGLIRRSAHRNS
- the gcvT gene encoding glycine cleavage system aminomethyltransferase GcvT; its protein translation is MGQRTPLYDLHLALGAKMVDFGGWDMPLHYGSQVEEHHQVRRDCGVFDVSHMTVIDVAGPQAKVWLQRLLANDVDRLQDTGRALYSTMLNERGGIVDDMIIYRVEHGYRLVFNASTRDQDLAWMQAQLGEYDVHLLERPELAMLAIQGPQARHKIAELVSQSRGQLIQQLKPFEGRADGDWFIARTGYTGEDGLEIVLPAHEAPSFFNDLVGAGISPIGLGARDTLRLEAGMNLYGQDIHQDVSPLASNMAWSIAWEPASRQFIGRSALEAELAGGVQQKLVGLVLEERGVLRAHQVVRIADVGEGEITSGSFSPTLSKSIALARVPMATADRAEVEIRGKWYPVRVVKPTFVRHGKTLI